One region of Wyeomyia smithii strain HCP4-BCI-WySm-NY-G18 chromosome 3, ASM2978416v1, whole genome shotgun sequence genomic DNA includes:
- the LOC129733341 gene encoding NHP2-like protein 1 homolog, translating to MTEEVNPKAYPLADQALTSKIMTLIQQAVNYKQLRRGANEATKTLNRGLSEFIVMAADAEPLEIILHLPLLCEDKNVPYVFVRSKQALGRACGVSRPIVSCSVTINEGSQLKSQIVAIQQEIERLLV from the exons ATG ACGGAGGAAGTCAATCCGAAGGCTTATCCGCTGGCGGACCAAGCGTTGACGTCGAAAATTATGACTCTCATCCAACAGGCAGTTAACTACAAACAGCTCCGCCGGGGTGCTAACGAGGCAACCAAGACGCTCAATCGAGGGCTGTCTGAATTTATCGTCATGGCTGCGGACGCTGAACCGTTGGAAATTATCCTCCATCTGCCGCTGCTGTGTGAGGATAAAAACGTACCGTACGTTTTCGTGCGCTCGAAGCAAGCCCTCGGACGTGCATGCGGGGTATCACGTCCGATCGTTTCCTGCTCGGTTACGATCAATGAGGGTTCACAGCTGAAGTCGCAGATTGTGGCCATTCAGCAGGAAATCGAGCGTCTACTGGTTTGA
- the LOC129733340 gene encoding alpha-tocopherol transfer protein isoform X2: MLSEVDELPSVQLGDYILRFELEDLTPFGREVALRELRETPEIRDKAIAELRELLKAQDDLVVPLDNEDWMVRFLRPCKYYPKSAYELIQRYYQFKVKHWDMYLDLSPSREVNIFKQNILAVFPNRDQLGRRILLLELGKPWKHKEVSLDEVFKGSVLFLEAAMLEPETQVHGAVVIFDMDGLTMQQAWQFTPPFAKRIVDWLQDAVPLRIKGIHIINQPKIFNIVFALFKPILREKLRNRIVFHGSDRESLYKHILKECLPQCYGGTVDAPRVQGEQWYELLLKCDGEYTAINKYGYVRQMDEIRIKKSKKK, encoded by the exons ATGCTTTCGGAGGTGGACGAACTGCCCTCGGTGCAGCTCGGTGACTACATACTGCGGTTTGAGCTGGAAGATTTAACACCCTTCGGCAGGGAGGTGGCCTTGCGGGAGCTACGCGAGACGCCAGAAATCAGAGACAAAGCCATCGCCGAGCTGCGGGAGCTGCTGAAAG CTCAAGATGATCTGGTGGTTCCCCTGGACAATGAAGACTGGATGGTCCGGTTCCTGAGGCCCTGCAAGTACTACCCGAAGAGTGCTTACGAACTC atcCAGCGCTACTATCAGTTCAAGGTTAAACATTGGGACATGTATTTGGATTTGAGCCCATCACGTGAGGTCAACATATTCAAGCAGAACATTCTAGCTGTCTTTCCAAACCGGGACCAACTGGGACGACGAATTCTGCTGCTCGAGCTGGGTAAACCATGGAAACACAAGGAAGTCTCGCTGGATGAGGTTTTCAAAGGAAGTGTGCTATTCCTGGAGGCAGCAATGCTGGAACCGGAAACCCAAGTACACGGCGCTGTCGTAATCTTCGACATGGATGGTTTAACCATGCAACAGGCGTGGCAGTTTACGCCTCCGTTCGCGAAACGGATCGTAGATTGGCTGCAGGATGCTGTACCTCTGCGCATCAAAGGCATTCACATTATCAATCAACCAAAGATTTTCAACATAGTTTTCGCTTTGTTTAAACCAATTCTACGGGAGAAACTTCGCAATCGCATCGTGTTTCACGGTTCCGATCGAGAGTCACTCTACAAACACATTTTAAAGGAATGCCTTCCGCAGTGCTATGGCGGTACAGTGGATGCGCCACGTGTCCAAGGTGAACAGTGGTACGAATTGCTGCTGAAATGTGACGGCGAATACACCGCTATAAACAAATACGGCTATGTGAGGCAGATGGATGAAATACGAATAAAGAAAAGCAAGAAGAAGTGA
- the LOC129733340 gene encoding alpha-tocopherol transfer protein isoform X1, producing the protein MRVPTMLSEVDELPSVQLGDYILRFELEDLTPFGREVALRELRETPEIRDKAIAELRELLKAQDDLVVPLDNEDWMVRFLRPCKYYPKSAYELIQRYYQFKVKHWDMYLDLSPSREVNIFKQNILAVFPNRDQLGRRILLLELGKPWKHKEVSLDEVFKGSVLFLEAAMLEPETQVHGAVVIFDMDGLTMQQAWQFTPPFAKRIVDWLQDAVPLRIKGIHIINQPKIFNIVFALFKPILREKLRNRIVFHGSDRESLYKHILKECLPQCYGGTVDAPRVQGEQWYELLLKCDGEYTAINKYGYVRQMDEIRIKKSKKK; encoded by the exons ATGA GAGTCCCAACGATGCTTTCGGAGGTGGACGAACTGCCCTCGGTGCAGCTCGGTGACTACATACTGCGGTTTGAGCTGGAAGATTTAACACCCTTCGGCAGGGAGGTGGCCTTGCGGGAGCTACGCGAGACGCCAGAAATCAGAGACAAAGCCATCGCCGAGCTGCGGGAGCTGCTGAAAG CTCAAGATGATCTGGTGGTTCCCCTGGACAATGAAGACTGGATGGTCCGGTTCCTGAGGCCCTGCAAGTACTACCCGAAGAGTGCTTACGAACTC atcCAGCGCTACTATCAGTTCAAGGTTAAACATTGGGACATGTATTTGGATTTGAGCCCATCACGTGAGGTCAACATATTCAAGCAGAACATTCTAGCTGTCTTTCCAAACCGGGACCAACTGGGACGACGAATTCTGCTGCTCGAGCTGGGTAAACCATGGAAACACAAGGAAGTCTCGCTGGATGAGGTTTTCAAAGGAAGTGTGCTATTCCTGGAGGCAGCAATGCTGGAACCGGAAACCCAAGTACACGGCGCTGTCGTAATCTTCGACATGGATGGTTTAACCATGCAACAGGCGTGGCAGTTTACGCCTCCGTTCGCGAAACGGATCGTAGATTGGCTGCAGGATGCTGTACCTCTGCGCATCAAAGGCATTCACATTATCAATCAACCAAAGATTTTCAACATAGTTTTCGCTTTGTTTAAACCAATTCTACGGGAGAAACTTCGCAATCGCATCGTGTTTCACGGTTCCGATCGAGAGTCACTCTACAAACACATTTTAAAGGAATGCCTTCCGCAGTGCTATGGCGGTACAGTGGATGCGCCACGTGTCCAAGGTGAACAGTGGTACGAATTGCTGCTGAAATGTGACGGCGAATACACCGCTATAAACAAATACGGCTATGTGAGGCAGATGGATGAAATACGAATAAAGAAAAGCAAGAAGAAGTGA
- the LOC129733344 gene encoding uncharacterized protein LOC129733344: MEHGSDFALSALKNLEPLVNPVRQYQNRSKKRTDHSQNDENALASGGNECRSGGEKKLAEVLAKIASLQRNADSCIDRTKMVRTYNVKLRLKKTSLYKCFDCDSCFTNADFLELHEKSHAVLEADLSGPRQDIDLNQEQSIDESEMNLKQNVWFPEEFDDVDQDDEYGMIQLDCTVEEREDNFDITFDRNKCEKTYTVKYKVKKEPVGKCERCEKLFYNVTSLEVHKSEHENFMDFASVEPKINIDSPKIEESTMTLDDAFYQAISEKDISDLEVSDSGNQTLNSSAQKNDRDGGATFTC, from the exons ATGGAGCACGGAAGCGATTTTGCATTAAGTGCGTTGAAAAACTTGGAACCGCTGGTAAATCCTGTCCGTCAGTATCAAAATCGTTCGAAGAAACGAACGGATCACAGTCAGAACGACGAAAATGCTCTCGCTAGCGGTGGCAACGAATGCCGAAGTGGTGGTGAGAAAAAACTGGCGGAGGTCCTCGCAAAAATAGCCAGCTTGCAGCGTAACGCCGATAGCTGTATTGACCGCACAAAGATGGTGCGGACGTATAACGTCAAGCTGCGCCTCAAGAAAACATCTCTATATAAATGCTTCGACTGTGACAGCTGTTTTACTAATGCAGACTTCCTTGAGCTACACGAAAAATCGCACGCGGTGCTGGAAGCTGATTTATCTGGTCCGCGCCAGGACATCGATCTCAACCAGGAGCAGTCGATTGACGAGTCGGAGATGAATCTCAAGCAGAATGTTTGGTTCCCGGAGGAATTTGACGACGTCGACCAAGACGATGAGTATGGAATGATTCAGTTGGATTGTACGGTTGAGGAACGAGAGGACAATTTCGATATTACCTTCGATAGGAACAAATGCGAGAAGACCTACACGGTCAAGTACAAGGTTAAGAAGGAACCTGTGGGAAAGTGTGAAAGGTGCGAAAAGTTATTCTACAATGTGACTTCGCTAGAGGTGCACAAATCTGAGCACGAGAATTTTATGGACTTTGCTTCTGTCGAGCCGAAGATTAATATCGATTCGCCAAAAATTGAGGAAAGTACAATGACCCTGGATGATGCTTTTTATCAAGCAATATCAGAG AAAGACATCAGCGATCTGGAGGTGAGTGATAGCGGTAATCAAACGTTAAACAGTTCTGCACAAAAAAATGACCGTGATGGCGGTGCTACCTTTACTTGCTAG